A window of the Bos indicus x Bos taurus breed Angus x Brahman F1 hybrid chromosome X, Bos_hybrid_MaternalHap_v2.0, whole genome shotgun sequence genome harbors these coding sequences:
- the LOC113887969 gene encoding melanoma-associated antigen B4-like, whose amino-acid sequence MPWRHKNKSHACGRCHQVRGDTQEAQASAAEAPKEECPSSPSSAPQGSPLSSPAGDHQELQGAMAPSSPDARPSCAASDEGVQGPEEESAGASQEAPATQSTRKDPLARKARILVEFLLEKYTKKEPIMQSALMKIVSRNYRQHFSDILSTARERVELVFGLEMKEVDHRGNIYTVISKVNLGANDCPSDGGVASKSGLIIVLLGVMFMNGNRATEEEIWEFLSMLGIYAGRRHWIFGEPRRLITKDLVQKVYLNYHRVPNSDPPRYEFLLGPIACAETSKMKVLEVLAMFHGRVPSSFPDLYDEALRDQAERAGRRGVARAPTVAEASAPSRAKSCSSSHI is encoded by the coding sequence ATGCCTTGGAGGCACAAGAACAAGTCACATGCCTGCGGGAGATGCCACCAGGTCCGGGGAGACACTCAGGAGGCCCAGGCCAGTGCTGCTGAAGCCCCAAAGGAGGagtgcccctcctccccctcttctGCCCCTCAGGGTTCTCCCCTGAGCTCCCCTGCTGGCGATCATCAGGAGCTTCAGGGAGCCATGGCCCCTAGCTCTCCTGATGCACGGCCTTCATGTGCAGCATCTGATGAAGGTGTCCAGGGCCCCGAGGAGGAAAGTGCAGGTGCCTCCCAGGAAGCCCCTGCCACTCAGAGCACTCGCAAAGATCCTCTGGCCAGGAAGGCCAGGATACTCGTGGAGTTCCTGCTGGAGAAGTACACCAAGAAGGAGCCCATCATGCAGAGCGCCCTGATGAAAATTGTCAGCAGGAATTACAGACAGCACTTCTCTGACATCCTCAGTACAGCCCGTGAGCGCGTGGAGCTGGTCTTTGGCCTGGAGATGAAGGAAGTCGACCATAGAGGGAACATCTACACCGTCATCAGCAAGGTCAACCTCGGGGCAAACGATTGTCCAAGTGATGGGGGGGTGGCCTCTAAGTCTGGTCTCATCATAGTGCTCCTGGGGGTCATGTTCATGAATGGTAACCGTGCCACCGAGGAGGAGATCTGGGAATTCCTCAGTATGTTGGGGATCTATGCTGGGAGGAGGCACTGGATCTTTGGGGAGCCTAGAAGGCTCATCACCAAAGATCTGGTGCAGAAGGTGTACCTGAACTACCACCGGGTGCCCAATAGTGATCCTCCACGCTACGAGTTCCTGTTGGGCCCAATAGCTTGTGCTGAGACCAGTAAGATGAAAGTACTAGAGGTTCTAGCCATGTTCCATGGTAGGGTCCCTAGTTCCTTCCCAGACCTCTATGATGAGGCTCTGAGAGATCAGGCGGAGAGAGCAGGGCGGAGAGGTGTGGCCAGGGCTCCCACCGTGGCTGAAGCCAGTGCCCCTTCCAGGGCCAAGTCCTGCAGCTCCTCCCACATCtag